A window from Podospora bellae-mahoneyi strain CBS 112042 chromosome 1 map unlocalized CBS112042p_1, whole genome shotgun sequence encodes these proteins:
- the SGS1 gene encoding ATP-dependent DNA helicase sgs1 (EggNog:ENOG503NWE6; COG:A; BUSCO:EOG092613UB), which produces MDHEGEHASATAAGAFPSQTGTAPQDPLHGTASTQGSHLAAIPSTNEVDIDDASGMAKLSAYNSRRPTLATKQQQQLPTPVSTTRSTQIGALQRAYSANAAVRPQASSSSPPPPVKTSARVKVEFDDLSDPIDLTEEDRNDGSSSVVGFGDGKRMWREDYAERPEPVSSRSQANPYQQTKVIKTLDDFDEEYPDINEIVPPSSAVRSALKRSATAPSVVKTHISTPCPPGTSRAFKEPTVQGREASHGSSAVPNQTVPTVPAVAASARKRKSPATAEFNSDDFLDEEVDASCTPANNSSNKRAKRADVVYDSEDEFTTPASHGSPDAQSPPGVQDMDVDMEFSIQETPSKAPAPMPMELDNVVSNGSRATVGNTQGSQASVPQPVSSGQNPASEASLGSEIERNKHTLGLFLSRPSVLDEMLQLVDSQLQENAEAFRRFLTQRGLKEERNQERERIKNAKKPLDDKKKALLALQESYASYKTLNSDQEVLVNKIAKAYRDGIDTEEHEEQLLKLDEEIETAEKTLIAHLIKAGIDDLDFLKNQNDSIAPADSSPRAQAHAADARTSPSEGRIIPECPSLITGPSQAHATSEYSGSQSQRGPSQFAAPQFRPPVPHFPPNQQHTQFSGSRVQPPYHQAVPSSSNHFDVDEDELAAMEAASQFAPPRAHNRTQTQAAEIDEYGQDDVPDDLLLSAYEQFSGGPSAPSATAAVRTAARSTLSEATSNSAPAPPRRALAKLAPPVVRKTAIPPELLQFPWSADVLRALKDRFRLVNFRHNQLPAINCTLAGEDAFVMMPTGGGKSLCYQLPAVVQSGKTKGVTIVVSPLLSLMSDQVEHMERINILAVAFNGNLAAAHKRHILGKLNHETPENFYQLLYVTPEMLANENTQIRRALKMLHQRGKFARLVIDEAHCVSQWGHDFRPDYKALGEFRKQFPGVPVMALTASATESVRKDVQHQLGMTGCKLFTQSFNRPNLYYEVFPKPPTYVDPLGSLIATRYKNQTGIIYTTSRASCEGIAGKLVEKYGIKAAPYHAGLDDRPEIQRKWQDDEIHVIVATIAFGMGIDKPDVRFVIHVSLPKTMEGYYQETGRAGRDGKPADCILYFSYGDVTSLRRMVQKDELDKDGKHVRSQAEKDKQLELLDRMTFYCLNTTSCRRTQLLGYFGEDFNAANCNKQCDFCLLGERVTLKQVDRTDWAKAIIDLIPGMGAKGGSIGKLASAMAGRDKKNYQHLPGFGVAPGIKNTAIYPVIIEMERVKIIHSTAETSANGGLNLYYHVSKENFRHFWSSGTRLTILMPEQDLFSRKCLVKSEAMVRAPPSTNVSSPVSAPARKRLAPQRGRQFIDDEAEGDFGDELGSGDEDEDIQDHRPRHANGYAKDNFVVSDYEEEVDFDAAAPSRHHRTATRHQQTLDALRPFDFSQLDQVHQVITDHFLFEAKQLEIQIRAETNHIRPFFTDQQYREMIARWTTTPAKMYTIRGVTPDKVDQWGSHFVPLIQQLHQQYQEMMSNQDPSRNQYSGAATIAPNAHIRKKGNRDVIVISDGEEEFGDFDDEEDMASGSRYGAGAPYVNPEVAAFHRELKAMQREADAERLTKAASNSQHQGSGYGSRSGGGSYYKKKGGRGSNGYNRNSGGVSKRGGSSAKSAGGSRSKGSSYPRGGGGGGISAMPR; this is translated from the exons ATGGACCACGAGGGCGAGCACGCGAG TGCTACGGCTGCCGGTGCCTTTCCATCACAGACTGGCACTGCCCCCCAGGACCCTCTTCATGGCACTGCCTCTACTCAAGGATCACACCTCGCTGCCATCCCTTCCACCAATGAGGTAGACATCGACGACGCGAGCGGAATGGCAAAGCTGTCCGCCTACAACAGCCGCCGGCCAACATTGGCGACtaagcagcaacagcaactccCCACTCCGGTCTCTACTACTAGAAGTACACAGATCGGAGCTTTGCAGCGCGCCTATTCCGCCAATGCTGCTGTCCGGCCCCAGGCAagctcttcctcgccgccgccgcccgtTAAGACAAGCGCCCGCGTGAAGGTCGAGTTTGACGACCTCTCCGATCCCATTGATCTCACCGAAGAAGATCGCAACGATGGGTCCAGCTCTGTGGTGGGCTTTGGCGATGGCAAGAGGATGTGGCGAGAGGACTATGCCGAGCGCCCTGAGCCTGTCTCCAGCCGTAGCCAAGCGAACCCCTATCAGCAGACCAAAGTTATCAAGACTTTGGACGACTTTGACGAAGAGTATCCAGACATTAATGAGATCGtcccgccctcctcagccGTCCGCTCAGCTCTCAAACGCAGCGCCACGGCGCCTTCAGTTGTGAAGACGCATATCTCTACCCCTTGCCCGCCCGGAACAAGCCGTGCGTTTAAGGAACCCACGGTCCAGGGCCGTGAAGCTTCTCATGGTAGTTCTGCTGTACCCAATCAAACCGTCCCAACCGTCCCAGCTGTCGCAGCATCCGCTCGCAAGCGAAAGTCGCCCGCGACTGCCGAATTCAACAGCGACGACTTTttggacgaggaggtggacgCTTCATGTACCCCAGCCAACAACTCGTCAAACAAACGGGCGAAGCGTGCCGATGTTGTCTACGACTCGGAGGATGAATTCACCACGCCGGCCTCCCACGGATCGCCCGACGCTCAGTCGCCCCCAGGAGTTCAAGATATGGATGTGGACATGGAGTTTTCCATTCAGGAGACTCCCTCGAAAGCGCCGGCGCCGATGCCTATGGAACTCGATAATGTCGTCAGCAACGGGAGCAGAGCGACTGTCGGTAACACGCAGGGATCCCAAGCCTCGGTGCCTCAGCCTGTCAGCTCGGGGCAAAACCCAGCCTCGGAGGCTTCTCTCGGCTCTGAGATTGAGCGTAACAAGCATACCCTGGGCTTGTTTCTTTCTCGGCCCTCGGTTTTGGATGAGATGCTGCAACTTGTGGACTCCCAGCTCCAGGAGAACGCAGAAGCTTTTAGGAGATTTTTGACTCAGAGGGGGTTGAAAGAAGAGCGTAATCAAGAGCGCGAGCGCATCAAGAATGCGAAAAAACCTTTGGACGATAAGAAGAAAGCACTGCTTGCTCTCCAGGAGTCATACGCCTCGTACAAAACGCTGAACAGTGATCAGGAAGTCCTGGTAAACAAGATTGCGAAGGCGTATCGCGATGGTATTGACACAGAGGAGCATGAGGAACAGCTGCTAAAACTCGATGAAGAAATCGAGACCGCGGAGAAAACACTCATCGCCCACCTCATCAAGGCTGGCATCGATGATCTCGATTTTCTTAAGAACCAAAACGACTCCATTGCGCCTGCCGACTCTTCCCCGAGGGCACAAGCCCATGCGGCCGATGCCAGGACTTCTCCGAGTGAGGGACGCATCATTCCTGAATGTCCTTCTTTAATTACAGGTCCTAGTCAGGCCCATGCCACGTCGGAATACTCTGGTAGCCAATCTCAGCGAGGCCCATCCCAGTTTGCTGCTCCTCAATTTCGACCGCCAGTTCCGCACTtcccaccaaaccaacaacatACTCAGTTCTCGGGATCTCGGGTCCAGCCACCCTACCATCAAGCTGTGCCAAGCAGCTCGAATCACTTCgatgttgacgaggacgaaCTTGCTGCTATGGAAGCAGCCTCGCAATTTGCACCACCACGGGCGCACAACAGGACCCAAACACAGGCGGCCGAGATAGACGAGTATGGACAAGACGATGTCCCGGACGATTTGTTGCTTAGTGCATATGAGCAATTTTCAGGAGGCCCGTCAGCACCCTCAGCGACTGCCGCTGTGCGAACAGCTGCCCGCTCTACGTTGTCTGAGGCCACTAGCAATAGTGCTCCCGCACCACCCAGGCGAGCTCTTGCAAAGCTTGCACCACCTGTGGTACGGAAGACTGCCATTCCGCCTGAGCTCCTGCAGTTCCCCTGGTCTGCAGATGTCCTTCGAGCTCTGAAAGACCGCTTTCGGCTCGTCAACTTCCGCCATAACCAGCTCCCAGCCATCAATTGCACTCTTGCCGGAGAGGATGCCTTTGTCATGATGCCGACAGGAGGTGGAAAATCGTTGTGTTATCAACTTCCCGCGGTTGTTCAAAGTGGAAAAACAAAAGGTGTTACCATTGTGGTGTCACCTCTCCTCAGTTTGATGAGTGACCAAGTTGAGCACATGGAAAGGATCAATATCCTGGCTGTGGCGTTCAATGGAAACCTGGCGGCAGCTCACAAACGACATATACTGGGGAAACTCAACCACGAGACACCGGAAAATTTCTACCAGCTGCTCTACGTTACCCCGGAGATGCTCGCCAACGAGAACACCCAGATCCGGCGCGCACTTAAGATGCTGCACCAGAGAGGCAAGTTTGCTCGTTTGGTCATTGATGAAGCCCATTGTGTCAGTCAGTGGGGTCATGATTTTCGTCCCGACTACAAAGCTTTGGGCGAGTTCCGAAAGCAGTTCCCAGGTGTCCCGGTGATGGCCTTAACCGCCTCGGCAACCGAGAGTGTTCGGAAAGATGTTCAGCATCAGCTTGGAATGACAGGCTGTAAACTCTTCACGCAGAGCTTCAACCGGCCCAATCTCTATTATGAGGTctttcccaaacccccaacttATGTCGACCCGCTCGGCAGTTTGATCGCCACCAGATACAAGAATCAAACCGGCATCATCTACACGACGTCCCGCGCTTCTTGCGAGGGCATTGCTGGGAAGCTTGTGGAGAAGTATGGCATCAAGGCAGCGCCGTACCATGCCGGATTGGACGACAGGCCGGAGATTCAGCGGAAGTGGCAGGATGATGAAATTCACGTCATTGTTGCCACGATAGCCTTTGGCATGGGAATTGACAAGCCAGATGTGCGTTTTGTCATCCACGTCTCTCTTCCAAAAACCATGGAAGGGTACTATCAGGAGACCGGGCGCGCTGGGCGTGATGGGAAGCCTGCCGACTGCATCCTTTACTTTTCCTACGGCGACGTGACCAGTCTGAGGCGCATGGTGCAAAAAGATGAGCTTGATAAGGACGGCAAGCACGTGCGGTCACAGGCTGAGAAGGACAAGCAGCTGGAGCTGCTGGATAGGATGACGTTTTATTGTCTGAACACGACTTCTTGTCGTCGGACGCAGCTGCTGGGGTATTTTGGGGAAGACTTCAATGCTGCCAACTGCAACAAGCAGTGTGACTTTTGCCTTCTCGGCGAGAGAGTCACTCTTAAGCAGGTGGACCGCACTGACTGGGCCAAGGCTATCATTGACTTGATTCCTGGCATGGGTGCCAAAGGCGGCTCTATTGGTAAACTCGCTTCCGCTATGGCCGGGCGAGATAAGAAGAACTACCAACACCTGCCAGGCTTCGGCGTAGCACCCGGCATCAAAAACACAGCCATCTATCCTGTCATTAtcgagatggagagggtgaagatAATTCATAGCACAGCGGAGACGAGCGCAAACGGCGGTCTTAATCTTTACTACCAC GTCTCCAAGGAGAATTTCAGACACTTCTGGTCCAGCGGGACAAGACTGACCATCTTGATGCCCGAGCAGGATCTTTTCTCCCGCAAGTGCCTGGTCAAATCCGAAGCAATGGTTCGAGCACCGCCCTCTACCAATGTGTCGTCGCCTGTTTCTGCACCAGCGAGAAAGCGGCTGGCGCCTCAGCGGGGTCGACAGTTCATTGATGATGAGGCCGAAGGAGATTTTGGAGACGAACTCGGTTCCGGtgatgaagacgaagatATCCAAGACCACAGGCCGCGACATGCCAATGGCTATGCCAAGGACAATTTCGTGGTATCCGACtacgaggaggaagtggacTTTGACGCCGCCGCCCCATCTCGTCATCATCGCACTGCTACACGGCATCAGCAGACCCTGGATGCGCTTAGGCCATTTGATTTCTCTCAACTGGACCAGGTCCATCAAGTTATCACAGATCATTTCCTTTTTGAAGCGAAGCAGCTTGAGATTCAGATTAGGGCCGAGACAAACCATATTCGCCCCTTTTTCACGGATCAACAGTACCGTGAAATGATCGCTCGTTGGACAACGACTCCGGCCAAGATGTACACCATCCGCGGCGTCACTCCTGACAAAGTAGACCAGTGGGGTTCTCACTTTGTGCCCCTGATTCAACAGCTGCACCAACAGTACCAGGAGATGATGAGCAACCAGGATCCCAGCAGAAACCAGTATTCTGGCGCTGCCACAATCGCCCCCAATGCTCATAtaaggaagaaggggaatcGAGATGTCATTGTGATCagtgatggagaggaggagtttggtgactttgacgacgaggaagatatGGCGAGCGGATCACGGTATGGCGCTGGCGCTCCCTATGTGAACCCCGAGGTGGCAGCCTTTCATCGAGAGCTTAAAGCAATGCAAAGGGAAGCTGATGCTGAGAGACTTACCAAAGCCGCCTCTAACTCTCAGCATCAAGGTTCTGGCTATGGTAGCAGAAGCGGTGGCGGGTCCTACTACAAGAAGAAAGGTGGACGGGGCAGCAACGGATACAACCGCAATTCAGGAGGTGTAAGCAAGCGTGGAGGTTCTTCAGCCAAATCGGCAGGTGGCAGCAGAAGCAAGGGCTCGTCTTACCCtcggggtggaggcggaggtggaatTTCGGCCATGCCTCGTTAA
- a CDS encoding uncharacterized protein (EggNog:ENOG503P44J; COG:S), producing the protein MPPRRSHKKSRAGCRRCKARKIKCDEVHPRCGNCVKHGVACDFEHPEVLADLQAAAAAAAQTPSTPATTVNFGSPIVPSAGHLSLASAPLARPLPTPPMSTTTAPGHRLLELKLMHHYTVMTCKTFTFTAPVTEDIWKITVPNLAFSGSQHLADSILAVAALHLRSINPNDKEIVRASHAYMAASLEEYSATLNQGINHTNAEALFLTAALIAFQSTATRVFMKDEGLSINSSSISSLSSDPSKRHQQPGCYAIPFTWFHSFQGVKAITAASWQYLRVSPVVTQVINSQAALQLDFRTGPETFFGHLLEGLEEELSNPPSSFDARVPLTSRPLPPPNSPDHISATRQAYQHAVAVLNWAHKIPHKGAPLAFPATVSKRFIELLEERRPRALAILACFFALLKSLDGVWWLQGMARREVLGVVSLFNSDFFGPDAYRKWWPHLEWAMRIALFEPERDGNGQQGGMPIPPEVWGSDWFAEERALEEQGREQGDYFGHIELLSQMSNAVNSIPTVPEYAAMMAGARGQGGR; encoded by the exons ATGCCTCCGCGCAGGTCGCACAAGAAGTCGCGGGCTGGCTGCCGTCGTTgcaaggcgaggaagatcaAG TGCGATGAAGTCCACCCACGATGCGGCAACTGCGTAAAGCACGGCGTCGCTTGCGACTTTGAGCACCCCGAAGTCCTCGCCGACCTccaagccgccgccgcagcagcagctcaaaccccctccacccccgcgaCGACCGTCAACTTCGGCTCCCCCATCGTCCCCTCCGCcggccacctctccctcgcctccgctCCGCTCGCCCGACCCCTCCCCACACCTCccatgtccaccaccaccgccccggGACATCGACTCCTCGAACTCAAACTCATGCACCATTACACAGTCATGACCTGCAAAACATTCACCTTCACCGCACCCGTAACAGAAGACATTTGGAAAATCACCgtccccaacctcgccttctccgGCTCCCAACACCTAGCAGactccatcctcgccgtcgccgccctccacctccgaagcatcaaccccaacgacAAAGAAATCGTCCGCGCCTCCCACGCCTACATGGCCGCCTCGCTGGAAGAATACTCGGCCACCCTCAACCAAGGAATCAACCACACCAACGCCGAAGCCCTGTTTCTAACCGCAGCCCTCATAGCCTTCCAGTCCACCGCCACCCGCGTCTTCATGAAAGACGAAGGCCTAAGCATtaactcctcctccatctcctccctctcctccgacCCATCAAAACGCCACCAGCAACCAGGCTGCTACGCCATCCCCTTCACCTGGTTCCACTCCTTCCAAGGCGTCAAAGCCATCACGGCCGCCTCCTGGCAGTATTTACGAGTGTCACCGGTGGTAACCCAGGTAATCAACTCCCAAGCCGCCCTCCAACTCGACTTCCGCACCGGCCCAGAGACGTTTTTTGGCCATTTGTTGGAAGGGCTAGAAGAGGAGCTGAGTAACCCCCCCTCTAGCTTTGACGCTCGGGTGCCGTTGACGTCGAGACCgttgccaccaccaaacagcCCGGACCATATTTCTGCCACGAGACAAGCCTACCAGCATGCGGTGGCGGTGCTGAACTGGGCGCACAAGATCCCGCACAAGGGCGCGCCGTTGGCGTTCCCGGCTACGGTGTCCAAAAGATTCATTGAGCTACTTGAGGAACGGCGGCCTCGGGCACTGGCGATTTTGGCGTGTTTTTTTGCCTTGTTGAAGTCGCTTgatggggtttggtggttgcAGGGGATGGCGAGACGGGAAGTTCTGGGGGTTGTGTCGTTGTTTAACAGTGATTTTTTCGGGCCGGACGCGTATAGGAAGTGGTGGCCTCATTTGGAGTGGGCGATGAGGATCGCGCTTTTCGAGCcggagagggatgggaatgggcaACAGGGGGGGATGCCGATACCGCCAGAGGTTTGGGGGAGTGATTGGTTtgccgaggagagggcgctggaggagcaggggAGGGAGCAAGGGGATTACTTTGGGCATATTGAGCTGTTGAGTCAGATGAGCAATGCGGTGAATAGCATTCCGACTGTGCCGGAGTATGCTGCTATGATGGCTGGGGCTAGAGGgcagggggggaggtga
- the RPF2 gene encoding rRNA-binding ribosome biosynthesis protein rpf2 (BUSCO:EOG09263EBB; EggNog:ENOG503NV15; COG:J) — protein sequence MLRTVKPKTARSKRALEKRAPKAVENPKKALFLRGTSCSQITQDALGDLYALRQVHAKRFQKKNAIHPFEDASSLAFFSEKNDCSLLLFGSSNKKRPHTITFARTFDYKILDMLELCLDGESFRSISQFKTQKVPVGTRPLMVFAGTAFESPVPNGFTMAKSMLIDFFRGETSDKIDVEGLRFVVVVTADEPTTAENSDDPSSKAVLRLRVYTIQTKRSGQKLPRVELEEHGPRIDFRIGRIQEPDEAMLKEAMRKAKTNEERTKKNISTDIMGDKLGRIHMGKLDLSQLQTRKMKGLKRERDVLDEAETVVEEAPKRKKKVDI from the exons ATGCTTCGCACAGT AAAGCCCAAAACCGCTCGCTCGAAGCGTGCCCTCGAGAAGCGGGCGCCGAAAGCCGTCGAGAACCCCAAGAAGGCCCTCTTTCTGAGGGGTACCTCCTGCAGTCAAATC ACACAAGATGCCCTAGGCGACCTCTATGCGCTCAGGCAAGTCCATGCCAAGCgcttccagaagaagaatgcGATCCATCCTTTCGAAGACGCCAGCTcgctcgccttcttctctgAGAAAAACGACTGTAGtcttttgttgtttggcAGCTCCAACAAGAAGCGCCCACACACTATCACCTTTGCGCGAACCTTTGACTACAAGATCCTCGACATGCTTGAGCTCTGCCTCGATGGCGAGTCGTTCCGCAGCATTTCGCAGTTCAAGACCCAGAAGGTGCCAGTGGGAACCAGGCCGTTGATGGTTTTTGCGGGGACGGCCTT CGAATCTCCTGTACCGAATGGCTTCACCATGGCCAAGTCCATGCTCATCGACTTCTTCCGCGGCGAGACATCCGACAAGATTGACGTCGAGGGTCTCCGtttcgttgtcgttgtcacTGCTGACgagcccaccaccgctgaGAACTCCGACGACCCATCCTCCAAGGCtgtcctccgcctccgcgTCTACACCATCCAGACCAAGCGGTCCGGCCAAAAGCTTCCCCGcgtcgagctggaggaacATGGTCCCCGTATCGACTTCCGCATCGGTAGAATCCAAGAACCCGACGAGGCTATGCTCAAGGAGGCGATGCGTAAGGCCAAGACCAACGAGGAGCGCACCAAGAAGAACATCTCCACCGACATCATGGGTGACAAGCTCGGCAGAATCCACATGGGCAAGCTGGATCTCAGCCAGCTCCAGACAAGAAAGATGAAGGGTCTCAAGCGCGAACGGGATGTCCTCGACGAGGCGGAGACGGTAGTGGAGGAGGCGCCCAAGCGCAAAAAGAAGGTCGATATCTAA
- a CDS encoding uncharacterized protein (EggNog:ENOG503PE8P; COG:S), with protein MLPVFLLSVWRRLILTHRGCPLKSKPLFVYGTLCAPELLAMLLRESDETAPDVDKILPMLQPATVKGYERRSLYFGSGYAQQPAAIASKDPNASIQGCLLTLATTSQRRKLDNFEGEGEAYKCVPVQVYIATDQSVAADMYLWNGPMEKISPDPWDFAAFVKNGLQDFFLNVSEGMEFGGEDDH; from the exons ATGCTGCCTGTCTTTTTGCTGTCAGTTTGGCGGAGGCTGATTTTGACTCACCGTGGCTGCCCATTAAAGTCAAA ACCCCTCTTCGTTTACGGCACCTTGTGTGCTCCAGAGCTGCTTGCCATGCTCCTCCGGGAATCAGATGAGACCGCCCCCGACGTCGACAAAATACTCCCCATGCTGCAACCTGCAACCGTCAAGGGATATGAGCGGCGTTCGTTATACTTCGGCAGTGGTTACGCCCAGCAGCCCGCGGCAATTGCCTCCAAAGACCCAAATGCCTCGATCCAGGGCTGCCTCCTCACACTAGCGACCACGTCTCAACGTCGGAAGCTCGACAACTTcgaaggtgaaggagaggcaTACAAGTGCGTTCCCGTCCAGGTTTACATCGCTACCGATCAGTCAGTAGCGGCAGACATGTACCTCTGGAATGGCCCGATGGAGAAGATATCTCCTGATCCTTGGGACTTTGCCGCCTTTGTCAAAAATGGGCTACAGGACTTCTTCCTCAATGTTTCTGAAGGAATGGaatttggtggtgaagacgaCCATTAA
- a CDS encoding uncharacterized protein (EggNog:ENOG503NWEV; COG:P), giving the protein MGLKLAHLYAAPEVNPVNRKARAIPFFNPVNVYGRVFFFSWFGFMIAFWAWYTFPPLLTHTIKYDLNLSPAEVANSNIVSLLATLLVRVIAGPLCDQFGPRKVFGGLLLVGAIPLGLAPLVQNINGLYVSRFFIGILGGSFVPCQVWSTGFFDKNVVGTANALTGGFGNAGGGITYFIMPAVYDAFVASGRSPGQSWRLTFIIPLVMVIATGTALLLLCPDTPTGKWADRHLQAKENLHAHGIDETIVDIPGAITDRLPSTPPDSNHEKVDLKIERKTLAAFDHEAQLSKTEMIQTAQGEIVQKPTLKEALQVARSPQTIFHILTYSCSFGSELAINAILASYYVKNFPSLGQTAASNYAAIFGFLNFVTRPLGGIVSDILYNYFGRSLWLKKMWIVVCGAVTGVLLIVIGVLDPRDQGVMFGLVALMAVFLEAGNGANFSLVPHVHPFANGILSGLTGAGGNLGGVVFAVVFRFMDGGKGYAKGFWVIGVVNLGIALGVSWIRPLPRGQVGGH; this is encoded by the exons ATGGGCCTCAAACTCGCTCACCTTTACGCTGCCCCTGAGGTTAACCCCGTTAACCGAAAGGCGCGGGCGATACCTTTCTTTAATCCTGTCAATGTTTACGGCCGGgtgttcttcttctcgtgGTTCGGCTTCATGATCGCGTTCTGGG CTTGGTATACATTCCCACCATTG CTCACACATACTATCAAATATGACCTCAACCTCTCACCGGCTGAGGTagccaacagcaacattgTCTCTCTTCTAgccaccctcctcgtcagGGTCATCGCCGGCCCATTATGCGATCAGTTCGGTCCCCGCAAAGTCTTcggcggccttctcctcgtcggcgCCATTCCCCTCGGCTTGGCCCCTCTAGTGCAAAACATCAACGGGCTCTACGTCTCCCGCTTCTTCATCGGCATTCTCGGCGGCTCTTTTGTCCCCTGCCAAGTCTGGTCAACCGGCTTTTTCGACAAGAACGTCGTCGGCACGGCCAACGCCCTGACCGGCGGCTTCGGCAACGCGGGAGGCGGCATCACCTACTTCATCATGCCCGCCGTCTACGACGCCTTTGTCGCCAGCGGCCGCTCCCCGGGGCAATCCTGGCGGCTGACGTTCATCATCCCTCTTGTCATGGTCATCGCAACGGGGactgccctccttctcctctgccCCGACACCCCCACCGGCAAGTGGGCCGACCGTCACCTCCAAGCAAAGGAGAACCTTCACGCCCACGGCATCGATGAGACGATCGTCGACATCCCCGGCGCCATCACCGACCGGTTGCCTTCCACCCCACCAGACAGCAACCACGAGAAGGTTGACCTGAAGATTGAACGGAAGACTTTAGCCGCGTTTGACCACGAGGCGCAGCTTTCAAAGACGGAGATGATCCAGACTGCCCAGGGGGAGATTGTCCAGAAGCCGACACTGAAAGAGGCCCTCCAGGTCGCGCGCTCCCCGCAGACTATTTTTCACATCTTGACGTACTCGTGCTCTTTTGGGTCAGAGCTGGCGATCAATGCCATCCTGGCGTCTTATTACGTCAAGAATTTTCCTTCGCTCGGGCAGACGGCTGCGTCGAACTATGCTGCCATTTTTGGGTTTCTCAATTTTGTTACGCGCCCTCTTGGGGGTATTGTGTCTGATATCTTGTACAATTATTTTGGACGCTCGCtgtggttgaagaagatgtgGATCGTGGTTTGTGGTGCTGTCActggggtgttgttgatcgTGATTGGGGTTTTGGACCCGAGGGATCAGGGGGTGATGTTTGGATTGGTCGCGCTGATGGCGGTTTTTTTGGAGGCGGGGAATGGTGCGAATTTCAGCTTGGTGCCGCACGTGCATCCGTTTGCGAATGGGATTTTGTCGGGGTTGACGGGGGCGGGTGGGAACTTGGGCGGGGTGGTGTTTGCGGTTGTGTTTAGGTTtatggatggggggaaggggtatgCGAAGGGGTTTTGGGTGATTGGGGTTGTTAATCTTGGGATCGCTTTGGGGGTGAGTTGGATTAGGCCGCTGCCGAGGGGCCAGGTTGGGGGGCATTAG
- a CDS encoding uncharacterized protein (COG:S; EggNog:ENOG503P0YR), with product MTTMPCSLPCVPHIVGPDRGSNNEIMEAQNHQPPPPSRPTETMMDPQRQQEPISSSSSTTEAKVETPTNNPPPPPPPKHLFTASKIWNYLNQDIKPTTFAEIQLTLLTFCIGLQDAVSFPDFHCFASNQTGNTVFLVLAIILPEMNGEMFVTSNIAVALGFFLAAAYLTGQLGHIIGPRRRLYIIICNLIQTCLVFATAVLQYKKGVEPQGTRTLLAIGFLATAAGSQVVVSRSLKMTEISTAMATAAWLDLVIDPDLMRVKNRGRNRRLMFLGSLILGTLVGAVIFKRVGSAIALFVSAGGKGVVTGMWFGVEGEESRKREGREAKGEMGVMV from the exons ATGACAACAATGCCTTGCTCTTTACCTTGCGTACCGCATATTGTTGGGCCGGATAGAGGGTCGAATAACGAGATTATGGAAGCTCAaaatcatcaacccccaccgccatcacGACCTACAGAGACGATGATGGATcctcaaagacaacaagaaCCTatctcgtcttcatcatccaccaccgaggCCAAAGTCGAAACacccaccaacaaccccccaccaccaccaccaccaaaacacctTTTCACGGCTTCCAAAATATGGAACTACCTCAACCAAGAcatcaaacccaccaccttTGCCGAGATCCAACTTACGCTTTTAACATTCTGCATCGGTTTACAAG ACGCAGTCTCCTTCCCCGACTTCCACTGCTTCGCCTCCAACCAAACAGGCAAcaccgtcttcctcgtcctagccatcatcctccccgagATGAACGGCGAAATGTTTGTCACCTCCAACATTGCCGTCGCCCtgggcttcttcctcgcggCCGCCTACCTCACCGGCCAGCTCGGGCACATCATCggcccccgccgccgcttGTACATCATAATCTGCAACCTCATCCAGACCTGCCTCGTCTTTGCGACTGCTGTCCTGCAGTACAAGAAGGGGGTCGAGCCCCAGGGTACACGAACCCTCCTGGCGATTGGGTTTCTTGCCACTGCTGCGGGATCGCAGGTTGTGGTGAGTAGGAGTTTGAAGATGACCGAGATTAGCACGGCgatggcgacggcggcgtGGTTGGATTTGGTGATTGATCCTGATTTGATGAGGGTGAAAAATAGGGGGAGGAAtaggaggttgatgttttTGGGGAGTTTGATTTTGGGGACGTTGGTGGGGGCGGTGATTTTCAAGAGGGTGGGGAGTGCGATTGCGTTGTTTGTTAGtgctggggggaagggggtggtgacggggatgtggtttggtgttgagggagaggaaagtaggaagagggaggggcgggaagcgaagggggagatgggggtgatggtttaa